From the Silurus meridionalis isolate SWU-2019-XX chromosome 5, ASM1480568v1, whole genome shotgun sequence genome, one window contains:
- the npas4a gene encoding neuronal PAS domain-containing protein 4A: MYRSTKGASKARRDQINTEIRNLRDLLPISDADKARLSYLHIMSLACIYTRKSVFFCQEEAAAGSAEESAGFLSFHELSELVQSMPGFLLLLTAEGKLLYLTDSVSEHLGHSLVDLVAQGDSVYDIIDPTDHAIMRSNLVPPTSPDCDRLFRCRFNTSKSVRRQSAGNKLVLIRARCLSSVPDPSPQGSYWTSNPVWVCFCTPLEPHPPRPSTSTEQALTPSLESTFLLECFRSQHSRDMRLQDAHDSISVYLGMDVETLRSRSWYSLLHPQDLTHASAQHRSLLREGGEGRAEMVIRVEAGDCSWVWLYMVLQLETGENPISSNNYVISESEAWAVRQQLSSEESQLSVVLSTSTSQQDTLSLQSPDTLSSPDQVFTPGSSGLSGQSFDFSMAVCSTGSTEEQGASSSIEPMALESGPRSSISSLEEETLFQHPPSESIERPSAASSPDTVATVSDLDFLTQNILLPPAFQVDPPLPALPLPLPPVPTSQAQQTKEFVCTPPYTPQLGSSSFPFGEPLFSFDPTGATTPPPLPPTATVTTTVAPTLSPSAPSDPQGSPTPPTTTLSSQVPLTLPALSTEILFHSEPCSGSLYEKLPPTPDSPGDGDCTVMSLPEVRGPLYVDVPYGPLPFPPEGLLTPETSPGKQPSLSFFSIEQEREKERTEISLLAHHISTLAEGFYLDPLLSKLLPSPISPRPSSPSFGSEGPETISLLGEFYPVKSWRGLDLPIFPDDDSLFEESVLETIFQDLSSPSLSSTPSPPSSPPSSPLTPECWQPPLHFDRVSTMSAGHFCSVQSAHSNHATRCGVTLSPVNKGDIVDGKVAGEVAMETEVVPSPLSTSIPASPPLQLTVSPVTPVPVDSPVSPASPGLPCAQSLLEELAALEPMFGAGASIASGLGQQPELYQLQSHLPQQCFHKDGSGSDPPF, from the exons ATGTACCGTTCCACTAAAGGAGCCTCGAAAGCTCGGAGAGACCAGATAAACACAGAGATAAGAAACCTGAGGGACTTGTTGCCTATCTCCGATGCAGACAAGGCACGCCTCTCCTATCTACACATCATGTCCCTTGCGTGCATATACACGAGAAAATCTGTCTTCTTTTGCCaag AGGAAGCTGCAGCTGGCAGTGCTGAGGAAAGTGCAGGATTCCTCTCATTTCACGAGCTTTCTGAGCTGGTGCAGTCAATGCCAGGTTTTTTGCTGTTACTAACTGCAGAAGGAAAACTACTTTACTTGACCGACAGTGTCTCTGAACACCTTGGACATTCATTG GTAGATTTGGTTGCCCAAGGGGATAGTGTGTATGACATAATAGACCCTACAGACCATGCTATTATGAGGAGTAACCTGGTGCCCCCAACTTCCCCTGATTGTG ATCGATTGTTCCGATGCCGTTTCAACACCTCTAAGTCAGTGCGAAGGCAGAGTGCTGGCAACAAGCTTGTTTTGATTCGAGCTCGCTGCTtgtcatcagtacctgaccctTCCCCACAAGGATCCTACTGGACATCTAATCCAGTGTGGGTGTGCTTTTGCACACCTCTGGAACCACACCCACCTCGACCCAGCACCTCAACTGAACAAGCTTTAACCCCATCTTTGGAGAGCACTTTCCTCCTAGAGTGTTTTCGCTCACAACACAGTCGTGACATGAGACTGCAGGATGCACATGATAG TATCAGTGTTTATCTGGGTATGGATGTGGAGACTCTTCGGTCTCGTTCCTGGTACAGTCTACTTCATCCACAGGACCTTACACATGCTTCAGCTCAGCATCGCAGCCTTT taAGAGAAGGAGGTGAAGGCAGAGCTGAAATGGTGATTCGTGTGGAGGCTGGTGATTGTTCATGGGTCTGGCTTTACATGGTCCTCCAGCTGGAGACTGGAGAAAACCCCATCAGTAGCAACAATTATGTCATTAG tGAATCAGAGGCCTGGGCAGTGAGACAACAATTGAGCTCTGAAGAGTCTCAGCTCTCTGTGGTGCTGAGTACAAGCACCTCCCAACAAGACACTCTTAGCTTGCAGAGTCCTGATACACTCTCTAGTCCTGACCAAGTGTTCACACCTGGGAGCAGTGGCCTTTCGGGTCAGTCGTTTGACTTCAGCATGGCAGTGTGCAGTACAGGCTCTACAGAAGAACAAGGTGCAAGCTCCTCTATTGAACCAATGGCACTGGAAAGTGGTCCACGCTCTAGTATTTCTTCTCTGGAGGAAGAGACCTTGTTCCAGCATCCACCCAGTGAATCAATAGAAAGGCCTTCAGCTGCTTCATCCCCTGACACAGTTGCCACTGTGTCAGATTTGGACTTTCTCACCCAGAACATTCTCCTGCCACCTGCTTTTCAAGTAGATCCTCCACTGCCTGCTCTACCCCTTCCTTTACCCCCTGTACCTACCTCCCAGGCCCAACAGACTAAGGAGTTTGTGTGTACCCCTCCATATACACCCCAGCTAGGAAGCAGCAGCTTTCCCTTTGGTGAACCACTTTTTAGTTTTGATCCCACAGGTGCCACCACACCTCCACCCCTTCCACCAACTGCAACAGTCACAACTACAGTAGCTCCCACTCTTTCCCCATCTGCTCCCTCAGATCCACAGGGCAGCCCTACTCCTCCAACCACCACACTTTCCAGCCAGGTGCCCCTCACCCTGCCAGCTTTATCTACAGAAATACTCTTCCATTCAGAGCCTTGCAGTGGCTCACTCTATGAGAAGCTTCCTCCAACCCCAGACAGTCCAGGTGATGGGGACTGCACTGTTATGAGTCTGCCTGAGGTTCGTGGTCCACTGTATGTTGATGTCCCATATGGACCACTCCCCTTCCCACCTGAAGGCCTGCTCACACCTGAAACCTCACCTGGAAAACAACCAAGTCTGTCTTTCTTCTCAATTGagcaggaaagagaaaaagaaagaactgaGATATCCCTTTTAGCCCACCACATAAGCACACTAGCTGAGGGCTTCTACCTGGATCCTCTTCTCTCTAAGCTGTTACCCTCTCCTATCTCTCCTCGACCTTCATCTCCCTCATTTGGCTCAGAAGGTCCTGAAACCATCTCACTTCTGGGTGAATTTTATCCTGTCAAATCCTGGAGAGGTCTGGATCTGCCTATCTTCCCAGACGATGACTCTCTGTTTGAAGAGAGTGTTTTAGAGACCATATTTCAAGATCTCTCCTCACCATCACTCTCTTCCACCCCTTCACCTCCCTCTAGTCCTCCCTCTTCTCCACTAACTCCTGAGTGCTGGCAACCACCCCTGCACTTTGACAGGGTCTCTACTATGAGTGCCGGCCACTTCTGTAGCGTCCAATCGGCGCACTCTAACCATGCGACCAGGTGCGGGGTCACACTGTCACCAGTCAACAAGGGTGACATAGTAGATGGGAAGGTGGCAGGCGAAGTTGCCATGGAGACAGAGGTTGTGCCATCGCCACTGTCAACCAGTATCCCGGCATCTCCACCGCTACAGCTGACAGTCTCGCCTGTCACTCCGGTGCCTGTCGACTCACCCGTCAGCCCCGCATCACCTGGTCTGCCCTGCGCCCAGTCCCTCCTCGAGGAGCTGGCCGCCTTGGAACCCATGTTTGGGGCAGGTGCCTCGATCGCCTCTGGCCTGGGGCAACAACCTGAGTTGTATCAACTCCAAAGTCACCTGCCACAACAATGCTTCCACAAAG ATGGGAGTGGAAGTGATCCTCCGTTCTAA